Genomic window (Miscanthus floridulus cultivar M001 unplaced genomic scaffold, ASM1932011v1 os_1836, whole genome shotgun sequence):
ccctcgttcgcctagtcaggagatgaaccgctcagggcggccaaacagacggtgagcctctgtatgcccttgatgttgtgtatagggcccatattagatggccgtgatttttttggggttggcttcaatgcaCGCTCGaacatgatgtatccgagcaacttcccctttgaaaccccaaaaacacatttttcgagattcaatttgacgctgaaccttcgaaggttcgcgaatgttgcggccaagtttgcgatcaggtcgctagcttgagccattttcaccactatgtcatctacatagacggcgattattagttttggccgctcgacttggtcaggctggttaggcaggtcgatttggtcggcaaagCACTGCTGCATGCACCACtataggtggcaccagcgttctttagaccgaaaggcatggttacataacagtacaaaccatatggggtgatgaatgaagtcacgaCCGGGTCAGAtgctttcatcgcgatctggtggtagccagagtaggcatgcagaaaggagaggatttcacatccttaggtggagtcaattatctagtctatgcgtggcaaaggaaaatggtcctgtggacatgctttgttgaggctagtataattgacacacattctctatttcctggTCTTTTTTCATAAGGATAGGATTGGCCAgatagtcggagtggtatacctctttgatgaatccgactaccaggagtttggcgatctcctcgcctatggccctacgcctctcgttgTCAAAGCACGCAgttgttgcttggtgggctttgagcctaggacaaggcgtaatgcatgctcgatgacctcccttggtatgcccggcatgtcagaaggtttccacatgAAGACATCGTGGTTGCGCGTAGAAAGTTagcgagctcgctttcctatttagctgggagcttggtcccgatccgcaccgtcttggttgggtcggcggggtcgatccccaccaccttggtttcctcggtTGGGTGGAAGGCACTCGATGAGGTCGGCTCATTGCAGTTTGGGACTGCCAGAGTCAATGAATTCCCGAGCTCTGGGAGCTCGGCGGAGTTGATAAcggtagtggcgagctcgtaatgctcgcggtcgcatgtGTAGGCGTGCAAAAatgtgctacccatagtgatgatgttgttcggtcccgacatcttcaacttgaggtaggtgtagttggggattgccatgaacttggcatagcatgactgccccaagatggcgtggtaggaccctagaaagtccaccacctcgaaggtgaggacctgagcggaagttggctcagtcaccaaacatgacgggtaggtcgatcaGCGTGAGTGGGTACGCTTGCATCCCCGGGATcacaccgtggaagggagagctcactgggtgaAGCTCGACTGgcgatgcgcatggcatcgagggtgtcgacatagagaatgttgaggctaccaccgccgtccatcagcaccttggtgaggtgcttcttgcgaaCGATGGGGTCAACGACAAGTGGGTAGTGACCTGGTCAagcgacgtgggaaggatggtctctctaatcaaaagtgatcagggagtccaaccagctaaggaaagGGGGGACGATCATCTCGACGGCACATGCCTCCTGTAGCATACCttatgctggcgcttggagtggacGGTGTTAGAtcccctaaagatcatgaggcattccttaggGTTAGGGAAGCCATCGTCATCCATGCCCGCCGTGCCTCCTTtgttggcctcctcctccttgcctttcccttcctttggcttgtcGGCCTACCGTAGAaagtgcttgaggagctcacaatccttgtagaggtgcttgatgggacaggcatggttggtgcatggactctccatgagcttgtcgaagtggtcggcTGGCTCTACTGGGGCTGCTTACTCGCACGATCGGCTACAGCGATCAAGGCTGGGTTTGTCGGTCATCGCCGatccttcttgctcttcttccCATGTGTAGAGGGCCCTCgccttggtcctcgtgcttggccttacCCCTCCCGATCGCTGCTGAAGATCACCCCACggcctcctcgctggaggcgtggttcgtggcgatgtcgagcaaGTCATGGGGGGTACAGGCTTCAaacagccgagcttgtggatcaaggactcgcaggtcgtcccagagaggaacgcgctgatgacatccgtgtcgatgacatcaggaaggaAGTTGCAGCGCTTTGAGATCCTACGTATGTAATtctatagggactcattgggctcctgctggctgctcttgaggtcccaggaattcctaggacgaacatatgtcccctagaaattgcCGACGAAGACTCTCTTGAGATCCACCTAGTTGCGGATGCTATCAGGTGGAaagaattcgagccatgctcgaatatgctcccccatgtagatggggaggtactagatgatgaagtggtcatcatctacTCCTCCGTCTCGACAGGCCAGTcgaaagtctttgagccatatatcgGGGTTGGTCTCCCCAGTGTATCTAGCGATGTTGGTGGTGGTCGAAAGCGCTATGGGAACGATGCTCTCTGGATATGACGACTAAAGGCCCATGGGCCCCAGGCCATCTGGGCTGGTGCTACGGTCATTAGATCAGTCGACATGCCTGGGGTGCGTGTCCCCACACTACTCGATGGTTAGGTTGAGATCCAtgccgcctgctctcaccgccacTCGATAGACATCATCATCGTGCCAGGCATGgcgtcgattgttgatgatgctgcgagcgTCATGGTTCAGCCCAAGACGTTCATGCACAGGTGGCCATGGCTTCCTTCCCCACACCCAACAACTGCAGTGGCGAGTGGACGGAGCGATTCGGCTGGTGTGGCCCCAGTCCTCTAGTTGGGCAAGAGGCCACGAGCCGGTGTCGCGATGCAAAGCTCTTCGCCTGTTGAACGGtggcggtctccaccagtgcccgaaGGTTTCGGTGGATCGCTTGTTCCTAGGGGTCGGCCGGCTGGGGGAGGCCGCatagaagcatcgccgcagcagcgatgttctggccagctcgaGCGAACTGAGGGGGGTTGTTCCCTTTGTCcaggatgttgcgctggacctgacgggcgcAACCCTAAGCGCCGCTTGTCGGGTTACGCACGCGTGGCACAGCGTGCTGCGCCGAGCGCGTCAGCGCAGGTGGCGGCTagctctgccgcc
Coding sequences:
- the LOC136534351 gene encoding uncharacterized protein — encoded protein: MAIPNYTYLKLKMSGPNNIITMGSTFLHAYTCDREHYELATTVINSAELPELGNSLTLAVPNCNEPTSSSAFHPTEETKVVGIDPADPTKTGESLLLYVAASNHVVSATLVVERKERDIPLKVQRPVYFVGE